In one window of Zingiber officinale cultivar Zhangliang chromosome 11A, Zo_v1.1, whole genome shotgun sequence DNA:
- the LOC122031358 gene encoding uncharacterized protein LOC122031358, whose amino-acid sequence MAIKAQSLADFVTEVQNLEPEATWRIYVDGSSTRQGSGVGVLLISPQEEWMHTPVQLEYRATNNEAEYEALIAGLQAARHVGAIRVLIHSHSQLAAQQLAETFEISNTRLKLHAEAFERLKDHFRKVIFQKIPRAENQVVASAISPVVISQPIKHVSLVAHVDRMEGLTFPNDWRTALIEFLRSGITPSDREETHLLRRRAGRFTLIGDQLYKKVFSRPQLKCVGPEDIEYILQEVHQGTCEGHPGGRSLARKILLAEYFWPTLKVDAARTVSTCVSCKRYHNLSHQPIEEMTTSTVSYLFDQWGMDIVGPFPMTTDQRKFVAVDYFSKWIEAEPIARITEQMV is encoded by the coding sequence ATGGCTATCAAGGCACAATCCTTGGCAGactttgtcaccgaagtacagaATCTCGAGCCAGAAGCcacttggaggatatatgtggatggatcgtccactcggcaagggAGTGGAGTCGGTGTACTACTGATCTCCCCTCAGGAAGAATGGATGCATACGCCCGTTCAGCTAGAATATCGGGCAACTAATAATGAGGCTGAATACGAGGCACTCATAGCAGGCctgcaagccgctcggcatgtcGGAGCAATCAGGGTCTTGATTCACTCGCACTCCCAgttagccgctcagcaactcGCTGAGACATTTGAGATAAGCAACACCCGACTCAAGCTCCACGCCGAAGCCTTTGAAAGGTTAAAAGACCACTTTCGGAAGGTGATTtttcagaagataccccgagcggaaaatcaagTGGTAGCTAGCGCTATATCGCCTGTTGTCATATCGCAGCCGATCAAGCATGTATCTCTGGTGGCACACGTTGATCGGATGGAGGGACTCACCTTCCCAAATGATTGGAGGACAGCGTTGATAGAGTTCTTGCGATCGGGAATTACACCGTCCGATCGAGAGGAAACCCACCTGTTGAGAAGGAGAGCAGGAAGATTCACGCTGATTGGGGATCAACTGTACAAGAAAGTCTTCTCTCGACCCCAACTCAAGTGCGTTGGGCCAGAAGACATCGAGTACATTctacaggaggtgcatcaaggaACTTGCGAAGGGCACCCGGGCGGCCGGTCGTTGGCCAGGAAGATACTGCTGGCCGagtatttttggccaaccctcaaggtggatgccgctcggacagtgtccACATGCGTGTCCTGCAAGAGGTATCACAACCTCTCACACCAACCCATAGAAGAGATGACGACGTCCACAGTATCCTacctgttcgaccagtggggcatggatatagtggggccCTTCCCCATGACGACCGACCAACGAAAGTTCGTcgcggtagactacttctccaaatggatcGAGGCCGAGCCGATCGCAAGAATAACTGAGCAGATGGTTTAG
- the LOC122031359 gene encoding polyamine oxidase 3-like: protein MEEEISAALGQTSSPPSFYQKTEARQSHSPFAIVIGGGFAGIAAAHVVLLESRDRIGGRVHTNYSFGFPVDMGAAWLHGVCNENPLASWIGRLGLPIYRTSGDNSVLYDHDLESYALFDGDGHQVPQDLVEKVGKANKLRYETNEDMSIAQAIKLVMERHSI, encoded by the exons ATGGAGGAAGAGATCTCTGCTGCTCTTGGACAAACTTCTTCTCCGC caTCATTCTATCAGAAGACTGAAGCAAGGCAATCTCACTCTCCTTTTGCCATTGTCATTGGTGGTGGATTTGCAGGGATTGCAGCTGCTCAT GTTGTGCTTTTAGAATCTCGGGATAGAATTGGTGGTCGAGTTCACACTAACTACTCATTTGGTTTTCCTGTTGACATGGGAGCAGCCTG GTTGCATGGTGTCTGCAACGAGAATCCATTGGCATCTTGGATTGGAAGACTTGGTCTACCAATTTATCGAACTTCTGGTGACAATTCTGTCTTGTATGATCATGACTTGGAGAG CTACGCACTCTTTGATGGTGATGGACATCAAGTGCCTCAAGATCTAGTGGAAAAAGTTGGTAAG GCTAACAAACTCAGGTATGAAACAAATGAAGACATGTCTATAGCACAGGCTATTAAGCTAGTCATGGAGAGGCATTCAATATGA
- the LOC122031360 gene encoding heme oxygenase 1, chloroplastic-like has protein sequence MASSTLPISQSQAFCARAHLIPASLSGPVRFALPHRHRRDASYRKPLRTMVVTVTTAEMPMKRQASRDRSFVDEMRVVAMRLHTKDHAKEGEKESKSPLVAKWEPSIECYLRFLVDSKIVYDTLETIIQKAAYPWYAEFRSTGLQRSEKLAKDLKWFKDQGHTIPEPSSPGVSYSQYLEELSQKDPQAFICHFYNIYFAHSAGGRMIGKKVLNFSLNVIF, from the exons ATGGCCTCCTCCACGCTTCCTATCTCCCAATCCCAAGCTTTCTGTGCTCGAGCACACCTCATCCCTGCCTCCCTTTCTGGTCCGGTTCGTTTCGCCCTCCCTCACCGTCACCGGAGAGACGCCTCCTACCGGAAGCCCCTGCGCACCATGGTCGTCACGGTGACCACCGCAGAGATGCCGATGAAGCGGCAGGCCTCCCGGGACCGCTCGTTCGTTGACGAGATGAGGGTCGTTGCTATGAGGCTGCACACTAAGGATCATGCGAAGGAAGGCGAGAAGGAGTCTAAATCGCCGCTCGTCGCTAAGTGGGAACCGTCCATCGAGTGCTACCTCCGTTTTCTAGTCGACAGCAAGATCGTTTATGATACCCTCGAAACGATCATCCAGAAGGCCGCCTATCCCTGGT ATGCTGAGTTCAGGAGTACTGGCTTGCAAAGGTCTGAAAAATTAGCTAAAGATCTAAAATGGTTCAAGGACCAAGGGCATACGATTCCCGAGCCTTCTTCTCCTGGTGTTTCTTATTCCCAGTATCTCGAGGAGCTATCTCAAAAGGATCCTCAAGCTTTCATCTGCCACTTTTACAATATATACTTTGCTCATAGTGCTGGTGGGCGAATGATTGGCAAAAAGGTACTTAATTTTTCTCTAAATGTCATTTTCTAG
- the LOC122031361 gene encoding uncharacterized protein LOC122031361, which produces MTVEDYHKEMEIALIQANIEEDREATMAWFICGLNREITNIVELHHYVELDDVLHMAMKVERQLKKGVLSSSKYEATSSSPWKQKWASSKPTEKAVSKSKGERNVGKTQPSNKDRGNSSSQPQRNRDIKCFRCLGSGHIASQCPNKRSMIILDNGEIETEEEDEGNESTPSVEDTSDVELAVDGQPLVVLRALHMQAKEDDDGLQRENIFYTHCHVKDQVCGLIIDGGSCVNVASKLMVDKLGLPTLKHPKSYKLQWLNDSGEMKVTKQVLISFMIGRYTNEVMCDVVPMQASHLLLGRPWQFDRRTTHDGYKNRYSFSKDGRNITLAPLTPRQDFKDVFSEDTPPGLPPKRGIEHQIDLIPGASIPNRPTYRSSPEETKELQRQVEELMTKGHVRESMSPYAVLVLLVPKKDGTWRMCMDCRAVKMITVKYRHPIPRLDDMLDELHGSTIFSKIDLKSGYHQIRIKEGDEWKTAFKTKQGLYEWLVMPFGLTNAPSTFMRLMNHVLRAFIGKFVVVYFDDILIYSKSLHDHIDNLKCVLEALRREKLFANLKKYNFCVDRVVFLGFVVSSRGVEVDEEMVKAIREWPTPSTITEHHRCPFNGNHQEEYWI; this is translated from the exons ATGACTGTGGAAGACTACCACAAGGAGATGGAGATAGCCTTGATTCAGGCTAACATTGAGGAGGACCGAGAGGcgaccatggcttggttcatttgTGGCCTGAACCGTGAGATTACCAATATTGTTGAGCTGCATCACTATGTGGAGCTTGACGATGTGTTACACATGGCAATGAAAGTTGAAAGACAACTCAAGAAAGGAGTGCTATCATCTTCCAAGTATGAGGCTACGAGTTCATCCCCTTGGAAGCAGAAGTGGGCATCATCAAAACCAACTGAGAAAGCAGTTTCaaaatcaaagggagagagaaatgTGGGCAAGACACAACCTAGCAACAAAGATAGGGGTAACTCATCTTCCCAACCTCAAAGAAATCGTGACATCAAATGTTTTCGTTGTTTAGGATCAGGTCATATTGCTTCTCAATGCCCAAACAAGCGATCAATGATCATATTGGATAATGGGGAAATCGAAactgaagaggaagatgaaggaaatGAGTCCACTCCATCAGTTGAAGATACTAGTGATGTTGAGCTTGCTGTTGATGGCCAACCTCTTGTTGTGCTAAGAGCTCTCCATATGCAAGCCAAAGAAGATGATGACGGGCTGCAAAGGGAGAACATCTTCTACACCCACTGCCATGTGAAAGATCAGGTATGCGGTTTGATTATTGATGGTGGCAGCTGTGTTAATGTGGCAAGCAAGTTAATGGTGGACAAGCTTGGTCTACCTACCTTGAAGCATCCAAAGtcatataaactccaatggctcaATGACAGTGGAGAAATGAAGGTAACCAAGCAGGTCCTTATTTCATTTATGATTGGAAGGTACACGAATGAGGTTATGTGTGATGTTGTACCCATGCAAGCTAGCCATTTGCTTCTTGGAAGACCGTGGCAATTTGATAGACGGACCACACATGATGGGTATAAGAACCGCTACAGCTTCAGCAAGGATGGTAGGAATATTACACTTGCACCTTTGACACCTCGTCAA GATTTTAAGGATGTCTTTTCCGAGGATACGCCACCTGGGTTACCACCCAAAAGAGGAATCGAGCATCAAATTGATCTCATTCCGGGAGCTTCCATTCCAAACCGACCAACTTATCGAAGTAGTCCAGAAGAGACCAAAGAGCTTCAAAGGCAAGTCGAAGAACTTATGACCAAAGGACATGTTCGTGAAAGCATGAGTCCCTATGCTGTGCTTGTGCTGCTAGTTCCAAAGAAAGACGGGACTTGGAGGATGTGCATGGATTGTCGAGCTGTAAAGATGATAACGGTAAAGTATCGTCACCCTATTCCTCGCTTAGATGACATGCTTGATGAATTACATGgatccactatattttctaagATTGATTTGAAGAGTGGGTATCATCAAATTCGAATTAAGGAAGGAGATGAGTGGAAAACAGCTTTTAAGACAAAACAGGGGCTATATGAATGGTTAGTGATGCCATTTGGATTGACGAATGCTCCTAGCACATTTATGCGTCTCATGAACCATGTGCTACGTGCATTTATTGGAAaatttgttgttgtttattttgatgacattctgatctatagCAAGAGTTTGCATGACCATATTGATAATTTGAAATGTGTGCTTGAAGCTTTGAGGCGTGAAAAATTATTTGCTAACCTTAAGAAATACAACTTTTGCGTAGATAGGGTTGTTTTCCTTGGATTTGTTGTTAGTTCCAGAGGTGTGGAAGTTGATGAGGAGATGGTGAAAGCTATCAGAGAATGGCCTACCCCTAGCACCATCACTGAA CACCATCGCTGCCCCTTTAACGGAAATCATCAAGAAGAATATTGGATTTAA